Proteins encoded within one genomic window of Cucumis sativus cultivar 9930 chromosome 3, Cucumber_9930_V3, whole genome shotgun sequence:
- the LOC116402421 gene encoding uncharacterized protein LOC116402421: MKGVMRFEKKGKLSPRFVGPFEILERVGVVAYRLALPPSLSAVHNVFHVSMLRKYVADTSHVVDYEPLEIDEHLSYVEQPVEILAREVKMLRNRSIPLVKVLWQNHRIEEATWEREEEMRTRYPELFQD, from the coding sequence atgaagggtgttatgcgttttgagaagaaagggaagttaAGTCCTCGATTTGTTGGACCATTTGAGATCTTAGAGAGGGTTGGTGTTGTGGCGTATCGCTTGGCGTTACCACCATCACTCTCTGCAGTCCAtaatgttttccatgtttcGATGTTGAGGAAATATGTGGCCGATACATCTCATGTAGTAGACTATGAACCCTTGGAGATTGATGAGCATTTGAGCTATGTAGAACAACCTGTGGAGATTCTGGCTAGAGAGGTGAAGATGCTTCGTAATAGAAGCATTCCATTAGTAAAGGTTTTGTGGCAGAATCATCGAATTGAAGAGGCGACATGGGAGCGAGAAGAAGAGATGAGGACTCGTTATCCAGAGTTATTTCAAGATTAG
- the LOC116402422 gene encoding uncharacterized protein LOC116402422: MANATLRLSSGIMPPREEVRRGGRRGRGRGAGGRGRGAGRNQPTEGQAEQQIPAAPVTHVEFDALSAHMEQRFTELMTAIAQNQQAPAVPPAPVVPPAPAAPPAQELPNQLSAEAKHLRDFRKYDPQTFDGSLEDPTKAEMWLSSVETIFNYMRCPEEHRVQCAAFLLRDRGIIWWRTTMRMLGGDVRQITWDQFKNCFYTKFFLANLRDAKSQEFLELKQGYMTVEEYDQEFDMLSRFCP; the protein is encoded by the exons ATGGCTAACGCGACCCTTCGTCTCTCGTCAG GAATTATGCCGCCAAGGGAAGAAGTACGTAGAGGAGGTCGTAGAGGCCGAGGTAGAGGAGCAGGAGGCCGAGGTAGAGGAGCAGGTCGTAATCAGCCTACTGAGGGTCAAGCTGAACAGCAAATTCCTGCTGCACCCGTGACTCACGTTGAGTTTGATGCACTGTCTGCTCACATGGAGCAGAGGTTTACAGAACTTATGACAGCTATAGCTCAAAACCAGCAGGCACCTGCGGTCCCACCTGCACCTGTGGTTCCCCCTGCACCAGCAGCCCCTCCTGCACAAGAATTACCTAACCAACTTTCTGCTGAGGCGAAACATTTGAGGGACTTTCGGAAGTATGACCCTCAGACGTTTGATGGGTCACTGGAGGATCCTACTAAAGCTGAAATGTGGTTGTCCTCTGTGGaaaccatatttaattacatgagATGTCCCGAGGAGCACAGAGTTCAGTGTGCTGCTTTTCTACTGAGGGACAGAGGCATTATCTGGTGGAGGACTACAATGCGCATGCTAGGTGGAGATGTGAGGCAGATTACCTGGGATCAGTTTAAGAACTGCTTCTATACCAAGTTTTTCTTGGCTAACCTTAGAGACGCCAAAAGCCAGGAATTCTTGGAGTTGAAGCAAGGATATATGACAGTCGAGGAGTACGACCAGGAGTTTGATATGCTGTCACGTTTTTGCCCCTGA
- the LOC116402423 gene encoding uncharacterized protein LOC116402423, with translation MANATLRLSSGIMPPREEVRRGGRRGRGRGAGGRGRGAGRNQPTEGQAEQQILAAPVTHVEFDALSAHMEQRFTELMTAIAQNQQAPAVPPAPVVPPAPAAPPATRIT, from the exons ATGGCTAACGCGACCCTTCGTCTCTCGTCAG GAATTATGCCGCCAAGGGAAGAAGTACGTAGAGGAGGTCGTAGAGGCCGAGGTAGAGGAGCAGGAGGCCGAGGTAGAGGAGCAGGTCGTAATCAGCCTACTGAGGGTCAAGCTGAACAACAAATTCTTGCTGCACCCGTGACTCACGTTGAGTTTGATGCACTGTCTGCTCACATGGAGCAGAGGTTTACAGAACTTATGACAGCTATAGCTCAAAACCAGCAGGCACCTGCGGTCCCACCTGCACCTGTGGTTCCCCCTGCACCAGCAGCTCCTCCTGCCACAAGAATTACCTAA